In the genome of Streptomyces sp. Tu 3180, the window CCACCGAACAGGTGCGCGCGGCGGCCGCCCGCGCCGGGCTCCCGCCGTCCGAGGTGGACGCCGTGGCGGACTCCTACGCGTCGGCGCAGCTCGACGGCCTGAAGGCGGCGATCCTCGCCACCGGCGGCATCACCCTCGCGAGCCTCCTGGTCACACCGCATCTGCCGGGGCGGCCGGCCGGGGCCCGGCGGCCCGGCGCCGAGGCCGGCACGCCCGCCGGTCCGGCCCCGTCGCCCCGATGACCCCGAGGAGGCCGTGATGTCCGGAACCGAGCACGCCGCGGCCGGGCGTGCCGCACGGACCGCCGAACGCCGGGCGCACGCCGACTACACGGGCGGCGTCTACGGATCCATGCTCGCCGCCTCGGTGATCGTCGGTGCCGGCACGCTCGGCTCGTTCCCGCGCCTGGAACTCGTGCTGCTGCTGTTGCTCACCGGCGGGGTGTTCTGGATCGCCCACGTGCACGCGCAGTTGTTCGGGGCACGACTGGCGCAGCGGAGGCCGGACCGCCGTGTCGTGCTGCGCGTGTGCCGCGAGGAGTGGCCGATCGTCAAGGCCGCCCTGCCCCCGGCGGCCGCCGTGGCCGTCAGCCCGCTGCTGGGCCTCGGGCTGCAGGGCGCCCTGTGGCTCGCGCTGTCCGTCGCCGTGGCCGGGCAGGTGGGCTGGTCGGCGGCGGCGGCCCGCCGGGCGGGCGCCACGTGGCGCCTGATGGCCGTGTCGGCCTCGGTCAACCTGGTGCTCGGCCTGGTGATCGTCTCGTGCAAGTTCTGGCTCAAGCACTGAGCCGGAGCACCGCCGAGGACGACGGCGCGCCCGCCGGGCGGCCTATCACCTGTACGGGGTGAGCCGGGCGGCCGCCCGGCGGCGGACGATCGCAGGGTACGGGCACGGCCACCTGTCCCAGGCCACCCGGGGAGTAGCTCATGCGCTACGAGATCCGCGTCGACGGGCACCTCTCGGAACCACTGATCAGGGTTTTCCCGGAACTCGACCACGTCACGATGTCCGGTCAGACCCTGCTGTTCGGGCACGTCGTCGACGAGGCGCACCTGTACGGGCTGCTGGCCCGCTGCCAGTCCCTGGGCCTGCGGATCCTGGAGCTGCGCCAGACGCCGGAATGACCCCGGCGGCCGCGCGCCGTCACGGGCTCCAGGCCCGCACCCTGCCGGACCGGACGGCGGCGCCCAGCGCCTCGAAGTCCCGCTCGTTGCGGTCCGCGTAGTCCTGGGCGAAGCCGGCGAGCGCCCGGTCGAAGCGGTCGCTGCGGCCCAGGTAGGCGGCGATGGCGACGGGATCGCCGGAGCGGGCGTGGGCCCGCGCCAGGCTCGCCCCGCACAGCCGCGCGAACAGCCGCAGCAGACCGGGGTCCATGGTCTCCGGGCGGGCGATGCCCTTCCAGTCGCGCAGCTGCCGTACGTAGAAGTCCCGGGGGCGTCCGTCGAGTCCCACGGCGTGCGTCCAGCCGAGCAGGATGTCGCTGGTCGTCTGGATCAGCCGCTGCCCCGCCACCACGCGGCGGCCCTGGTTGTCGTGGCGTTCGCCGCCCGTGTGGGGGGCGAGCACCGACTCCTGCGCCTCCTTGGCCTGCAGCAGCAGGGGATCGTCGTCGTCCCTGCCGAGCAGGAGCACGATCCAGCAGCGCGTGCCGACACTGCCGACGCCCACCACCTTCCGCGCCACGTCGGCCAGCTGGTAGTACCGCAGCAGGTGCCGGCGCTCCGACGACAGGGAGCGCGTGTAGCCGTCCAGGACCCCGCGCAGGCCCTTCTCCTCGGCCGAGGGGTCGTCCAGGAGGTCACGCAGCGGGGTGACCAGCGGCGGGTCCGGGGTGATGCGCCGCCCGCCGGCCGTGACGCGGGTGAGCTTGGCGAAGGCCTGGAGGTGGGTGCGGGTCCGGGCGCGCGCCGTCGCCTCGGCGGTACGGCGCCGGGCCCCGCGGTCCATGGAGGAGGCCATGAGTTCCCGCATCCGGTCGGCGTCGTCCTGCGCGTACCAGACGTCGAGGGTGCGCATCCCGGCGAACTCCCGCATGCGGCGGCGGTACGCCTCCGCACAGCTGCGCACCGCGCCGTTCTGCTCCCCGGCCGTGAAGCCGTTCTCCCGGCCGGCGACGGCGAAACTGGCCGCCAGCCGCTTGAGGTCCCACTCGAAGGGGCCGGGGAGGGTCTCGTCGAAGTCGTTGATGTCGAACACCAGACGGCGCTCCGGGGAGGCCAGCAGCCGGAAGTTGAGCAGATGGGCGTCTCCGCAGAGCTGCACGGTCAGACCGGTGTCCGGGGCCGGTCCGAGGTCCGCCGCCATGACCGCCGCCGCTCCCCGGTAGAACCGGAAGGGGGATTCGAGCATGCGGCCGTAGCGGACCGGTACCAACTCGGGCAGCCGGGTCGCCGATTGCCGCTCGATCACGTCGACGGGGTCGGGCCGGCCCCGTGCCGCCTCGAACCGGCCGTGGGACGAACGCGGGGCACGGCTCCGCGCGTTCCTGCCGTACGCGGCCCGCTCGGCCGGGGACGAAGAGGCACTGAACGAACCCGGTACGGCCATCACTGTCTCCCGTCCGCGCACGCGCACGACGACTTCCTCGCACCCATCCCACCCCGCCCGCGCCGCGGCCGGATCACCCGCCGCGGGTGACCCGGTGTCCGGTGGCCGGGCGGGACGCTGGTCCGGCGGGGCGGCGCACGGCGCCGCGGACCCCGTACGCATCGCGTGAGGAGGAGCCATGGCCGTGACGCGGGGTCCGGCACCCGGTGCCGGACCGGAGCACGGAACCGACGGCGCCGCCCCCGGGCCGCCGGGCACCCCCGCCGGGACCCTGGCGGCACTCGGGCGCTCGTGGGAGTGGATCCTCGGCGCCGCCGTCGCCACGTTCGTGCCGGGGGTCGTCGTGCTGGTGTGGCCGGAGACCACCCTGCACGTCCTCGCGGTGCTCATCGGCCTGTACCTGCTGGTGACCGGGGCGTTCCGGTTCGTCGGCGCCTTCGGACGGGAGGACCAGGGCGAACGGCTGCCCGGGCTCCTGCTGGCGGTGCTGTACGTCCTGGCGGGGGTGCTGTGCCTGCGCGACCCGCTGCAGACCGTCACCGCCCTCTCCCTGATCGTCGGGGCCGTCTGGCTGGTGTCCGGGATGCT includes:
- a CDS encoding DUF2252 domain-containing protein, which encodes MAVPGSFSASSSPAERAAYGRNARSRAPRSSHGRFEAARGRPDPVDVIERQSATRLPELVPVRYGRMLESPFRFYRGAAAVMAADLGPAPDTGLTVQLCGDAHLLNFRLLASPERRLVFDINDFDETLPGPFEWDLKRLAASFAVAGRENGFTAGEQNGAVRSCAEAYRRRMREFAGMRTLDVWYAQDDADRMRELMASSMDRGARRRTAEATARARTRTHLQAFAKLTRVTAGGRRITPDPPLVTPLRDLLDDPSAEEKGLRGVLDGYTRSLSSERRHLLRYYQLADVARKVVGVGSVGTRCWIVLLLGRDDDDPLLLQAKEAQESVLAPHTGGERHDNQGRRVVAGQRLIQTTSDILLGWTHAVGLDGRPRDFYVRQLRDWKGIARPETMDPGLLRLFARLCGASLARAHARSGDPVAIAAYLGRSDRFDRALAGFAQDYADRNERDFEALGAAVRSGRVRAWSP
- a CDS encoding DUF308 domain-containing protein, whose protein sequence is MAVTRGPAPGAGPEHGTDGAAPGPPGTPAGTLAALGRSWEWILGAAVATFVPGVVVLVWPETTLHVLAVLIGLYLLVTGAFRFVGAFGREDQGERLPGLLLAVLYVLAGVLCLRDPLQTVTALSLIVGAVWLVSGMLTLFTAVAARDLPHRGVVLGAAVLAVVAGVVVLALPAESARALTRLLGLWLVLLGLVEAAVALAWRAALRGSGVAGASRRPVGAG